The Cohnella abietis genome has a segment encoding these proteins:
- a CDS encoding carbohydrate ABC transporter permease: MIRRLRRITPFQVILVVVFTGLAAFMSLPIVFILNHAFKPTNELFLFPPRFFVQNPTGSNFEQLFLHATNATVPFSRYVFNSVVVVTLTLISVIVVSTMAAYVLAKYQFHFKQLILSLITLSLMFAPETVGIPRYLIISGIHLNNTYLGHILPALASPIAVFMLVGFISQIPGELMEAARIDGASHFGIFTKIVLPLAVPAIATISIFTFQGVWGDIETSTLFMQDETMRTLAFYVNSLLSGLQNSVAGQNVAAAAGLLMFIPNLIIFLLFQRKVLETMIHSGIK; this comes from the coding sequence ATGATTCGACGACTTCGAAGAATAACGCCGTTCCAGGTCATCCTGGTTGTGGTCTTTACCGGTCTTGCTGCATTCATGTCGCTGCCAATCGTTTTTATTCTGAATCACGCCTTCAAGCCTACGAATGAGCTATTTCTGTTCCCCCCGCGATTTTTCGTACAAAATCCGACGGGAAGCAATTTCGAGCAGCTGTTCCTTCACGCTACGAACGCTACTGTTCCGTTTAGCCGGTATGTGTTCAATAGCGTTGTTGTGGTGACGCTCACTCTTATTAGTGTCATTGTCGTCAGCACGATGGCTGCTTATGTACTCGCTAAATATCAATTTCATTTCAAACAGCTCATTTTGTCCTTGATTACACTTTCCTTGATGTTTGCCCCGGAGACGGTAGGCATTCCAAGATATCTCATTATTAGCGGCATTCATTTGAATAACACGTACCTCGGGCATATTTTGCCCGCCTTGGCTTCGCCGATAGCGGTATTCATGCTTGTCGGGTTTATTTCACAAATTCCCGGAGAGCTAATGGAGGCAGCAAGAATCGACGGTGCAAGTCATTTTGGGATATTCACCAAAATTGTGCTACCTCTAGCGGTGCCGGCTATCGCAACCATTTCAATCTTTACCTTTCAAGGCGTATGGGGAGATATTGAGACCTCTACCTTGTTTATGCAGGATGAGACGATGAGAACTCTCGCCTTTTACGTTAACAGCTTGCTCAGTGGGCTTCAGAACAGTGTAGCCGGACAGAATGTCGCTGCCGCTGCGGGACTGCTTATGTTTATCCCTAATTTAATTATATTCCTCCTCTTCCAGAGGAAAGTGCTTGAGACGATGATCCATTCCGGTATCAAGTAA
- a CDS encoding YIP1 family protein, with protein MKRLLAFVLLAATALLVAPQSTHARIPYQTTYFDSNRSLWMGIQAVYKPFGAYGDHFDEPVDLHIGADDKVYVADKGNSHIFVMNNDGTLIQTIGDEEGAGHLDSPEGVFVTPDGTVYVADSGNQRIAVFSADGSFVREYKKPTSNLLQSEHFVPIKLVVDRRGVMYVAMNASYQGLLRMNKDGEFMGFFGANKAQQTLLNWLKKAVLNKEQLAKENPSLPKPIVNISMDQEGFIYTATAGGFGSAAIRKLNAGGVDSYKGKLFQHSQGIVDVAIDQNGFLYNVDLDFGRINIFDRNGTVLFAFGFTDNNTQQYGVMGFPTSIGIDSKSNIWVSDSRTKTVHKFVRSDFGNDVMNAIVLYGEGKYADSKPYWERVYARNEMFTGTYQGLGKVYLEEKDNAQALSFMKEAYDTKGYSKAFWEIRLEWLQNHFIIFVMVLIAIGLIIKFLPWGIKKLLSRWSLPSVFKRLVADLRNLGYVMIHPYHGFYKLKEARVSLWSILLILAAVIGMKIITVYTTGFLFYPVDLSQINLLRILGQFVLPWITWIIANYLVCSIKDGEGKFREVIQGSTYALAPFLFFSPPIIILSNILTLDESVLIRSLTTVMYIWMAVMFMVMTQVIHNFDFLESLKNIAITLFAIATIWLFGFLVFGLSYNLYDFFYQLYKEVNFYR; from the coding sequence ATGAAGAGATTGCTTGCTTTTGTGCTTCTGGCTGCGACGGCTTTGCTGGTCGCACCACAATCGACACATGCGCGAATCCCTTACCAGACCACGTATTTTGACAGCAATCGTTCCCTCTGGATGGGCATCCAAGCGGTCTATAAGCCATTTGGGGCCTATGGAGACCATTTCGATGAGCCTGTTGATCTTCATATCGGAGCGGACGACAAAGTGTACGTGGCTGACAAAGGAAATAGTCATATCTTCGTAATGAATAACGACGGAACACTTATTCAGACGATAGGTGACGAAGAGGGAGCAGGTCATCTTGATTCTCCTGAAGGTGTATTCGTTACGCCTGACGGAACGGTGTATGTTGCGGATTCGGGTAATCAGCGTATTGCTGTATTTAGTGCTGATGGCTCATTTGTTCGCGAATATAAGAAGCCTACATCTAACCTGCTGCAGTCAGAGCACTTCGTTCCTATTAAGCTTGTCGTTGATCGACGCGGCGTTATGTATGTTGCTATGAATGCCTCTTATCAAGGGCTTCTGCGCATGAATAAGGATGGGGAGTTCATGGGCTTCTTCGGCGCTAACAAAGCCCAGCAGACTCTGTTGAATTGGTTGAAGAAGGCTGTTCTCAATAAGGAACAGCTGGCGAAGGAAAACCCCAGCTTGCCTAAGCCGATTGTAAATATTTCTATGGATCAGGAAGGCTTTATTTACACCGCAACAGCAGGCGGATTCGGCTCGGCGGCAATTCGTAAGCTGAATGCGGGTGGAGTGGATTCTTATAAGGGGAAGCTGTTTCAACATAGTCAAGGCATAGTAGATGTTGCAATCGACCAGAATGGATTTTTGTACAACGTAGATTTAGATTTTGGTCGGATTAATATATTTGATCGCAATGGAACTGTCCTGTTTGCTTTCGGATTCACGGACAATAATACGCAGCAGTACGGGGTAATGGGTTTTCCGACGAGCATTGGCATTGATTCCAAGAGTAACATTTGGGTTTCTGACAGTAGAACGAAAACCGTTCATAAATTCGTGCGTAGCGATTTTGGAAATGACGTAATGAATGCGATTGTCCTCTATGGGGAAGGAAAGTATGCAGATAGTAAGCCGTATTGGGAGAGGGTATATGCCCGTAACGAAATGTTTACTGGAACCTATCAGGGACTAGGGAAGGTGTATTTAGAAGAAAAGGATAACGCACAAGCGCTTTCCTTCATGAAGGAAGCTTATGACACTAAGGGCTATTCCAAAGCATTCTGGGAAATTCGACTGGAGTGGCTCCAGAATCATTTTATCATCTTCGTTATGGTTCTTATCGCGATAGGTCTTATTATCAAATTTCTCCCATGGGGTATTAAGAAGCTTCTTAGCCGTTGGTCATTGCCCTCCGTGTTTAAACGCCTAGTAGCTGATTTACGTAATCTGGGCTACGTAATGATCCATCCTTACCATGGCTTCTATAAGTTGAAGGAAGCAAGAGTTTCTCTCTGGTCCATTCTTCTCATTCTGGCAGCAGTGATAGGCATGAAAATAATTACGGTGTACACGACTGGCTTTCTCTTCTATCCAGTTGATCTATCTCAAATCAATTTGCTTAGAATTTTGGGACAGTTCGTTCTCCCTTGGATCACATGGATTATTGCTAACTATCTTGTATGCAGCATCAAGGATGGAGAAGGAAAGTTCAGAGAGGTTATCCAAGGCAGTACCTATGCATTGGCCCCGTTCCTGTTCTTCTCCCCGCCAATCATTATTTTGTCAAACATTCTGACGCTTGATGAATCGGTATTAATTCGTTCACTAACGACAGTTATGTATATTTGGATGGCTGTTATGTTTATGGTCATGACGCAGGTCATCCATAACTTTGATTTCTTGGAGTCGTTGAAGAACATTGCCATTACATTGTTCGCGATTGCTACGATTTGGCTGTTTGGATTTCTTGTGTTCGGATTGTCATACAACCTGTACGACTTCTTTTATCAGCTTTACAAAGAGGTGAATTTCTATCGTTAA
- a CDS encoding DUF5696 domain-containing protein, whose product MSICILVVLLFIFFTRGGETSLVHALEEAGIAEPVSMHTPLYVGEPWKPGAGSDGFALALENKNYSLYVRPDNTQIALLDKRSGHRWTSNPTKEQLAGETVKGLPLANLQSPFALTYVTTTGKDQTTEKVVNALDPKLEIAMIKNDKGLQISYSFTEKKLGLAIQYELTDKGLKVRVPTDGIKEEGDFVVFSLDLLPYFGAAAAGEDGYIFVPDGPGGLIKFDSKRADLSKGYIHQVYGLDVTNMLNWFRSGERREDIAFPVFGVKRGANAFVAIITRGGDSSNIAAMPPGMKSTFYNVYTSQIYRENYLYQRSRIPPTPIKAVQKERLKTDREIEYRFLSSQDTDYVGMANAYRDYLIETGGLGSPLKPVEHVPLYLKIMGGGFRAAYNQIEYVPTTTFAQATEIVQGLQKKGVANMEVVYYGWQRMGGNKIDKRFPIEAKLGGNSAAKAFVSELRKSDIGVQFYDQLIWLDDSSTSLSPRNSGVRKMDGTVFKDETWFLSKPARTVDLAYQSIQELKKIGVSGMFYDGLGSMVFNDYDPTGLTTREDAIKIYKGLLDYTRRELGTSGVYRGNDYSLNNVDYIDDLPNDSSYDFMIDETVPFYPIVLHGYVSYSFGDGGNLRNDVQTEFLKSIEYGAMPTFFLTYDESRKLMDLNIWFYLFSSQYEKWADRIGKEYGQFDSLAKVFAQKIVGHKKLADKRFETTYEDGTRVIVDYNKGTFDVEGGGGA is encoded by the coding sequence ATGTCTATATGCATTCTTGTTGTCCTACTGTTCATTTTCTTTACTCGGGGAGGAGAAACATCGCTCGTACATGCGCTTGAGGAAGCGGGAATCGCCGAGCCTGTCTCTATGCACACACCGCTTTATGTTGGAGAGCCATGGAAGCCTGGAGCTGGTTCGGACGGCTTTGCGCTTGCGTTAGAGAATAAGAATTATAGCCTTTATGTTCGACCTGACAATACGCAGATTGCGCTTTTGGATAAAAGATCAGGACATCGATGGACTAGTAACCCGACTAAGGAGCAATTAGCGGGTGAAACGGTTAAGGGATTGCCGCTTGCGAATCTGCAATCTCCCTTCGCATTGACCTATGTCACAACCACTGGGAAGGACCAGACGACAGAGAAGGTCGTTAATGCGCTTGATCCGAAGCTTGAGATTGCAATGATTAAGAACGATAAAGGGCTTCAGATTTCGTATAGCTTTACAGAAAAGAAGCTGGGTCTAGCTATTCAATACGAGCTCACTGACAAGGGACTCAAGGTGCGCGTTCCAACGGACGGGATTAAGGAGGAGGGAGACTTTGTCGTATTTTCCCTCGATTTACTTCCCTATTTCGGAGCTGCGGCGGCAGGTGAAGATGGCTATATTTTCGTTCCGGATGGCCCCGGGGGATTAATTAAATTTGATAGCAAGCGTGCAGATTTATCTAAGGGCTACATTCATCAGGTGTATGGGCTTGATGTCACTAATATGCTCAACTGGTTCCGTTCTGGAGAGCGGCGTGAAGATATCGCATTCCCCGTATTCGGAGTTAAAAGAGGAGCAAACGCGTTCGTGGCCATCATTACCCGCGGTGGTGACTCGTCGAACATAGCCGCTATGCCGCCGGGGATGAAATCGACATTCTACAACGTTTATACGAGCCAGATCTACCGGGAGAATTACTTGTACCAGAGAAGCCGTATTCCTCCAACACCCATTAAGGCGGTTCAGAAGGAACGGCTGAAAACAGACCGTGAGATTGAATATCGCTTCCTAAGCAGCCAAGATACGGACTATGTCGGGATGGCTAATGCTTACCGAGACTATTTAATCGAAACTGGTGGATTAGGTAGTCCCTTGAAGCCGGTAGAGCACGTGCCGCTGTATTTGAAAATAATGGGGGGCGGCTTCCGCGCAGCCTATAACCAAATCGAGTATGTTCCCACAACGACCTTTGCTCAGGCCACGGAAATTGTGCAGGGCCTTCAAAAGAAGGGAGTTGCCAACATGGAGGTAGTCTACTATGGATGGCAACGAATGGGTGGAAATAAGATAGATAAACGCTTCCCGATAGAAGCGAAGCTAGGAGGCAACTCTGCCGCCAAAGCATTCGTATCGGAGCTGCGTAAGAGCGATATCGGTGTTCAATTTTATGACCAGCTCATTTGGTTAGATGACTCAAGCACATCATTATCACCTAGAAACAGCGGAGTACGGAAAATGGATGGAACCGTGTTTAAGGACGAAACTTGGTTTCTAAGTAAGCCGGCCCGAACGGTGGATCTCGCTTACCAGTCGATCCAAGAACTGAAGAAAATCGGCGTGTCCGGAATGTTCTACGATGGACTGGGCTCAATGGTATTCAATGACTATGATCCTACAGGGCTTACTACACGCGAGGACGCCATTAAAATTTACAAGGGCTTGCTTGATTACACGAGGCGTGAGCTTGGAACCTCTGGTGTCTACAGAGGCAACGATTACTCGCTTAATAATGTCGATTATATCGATGATCTACCTAACGATTCCAGTTATGATTTCATGATTGATGAAACGGTACCCTTCTACCCAATCGTGCTGCACGGTTATGTTTCTTACAGCTTTGGAGATGGTGGGAATTTACGCAACGATGTACAAACTGAATTCCTGAAGTCCATCGAATATGGGGCGATGCCGACGTTCTTCCTGACTTACGACGAGTCGCGCAAGCTGATGGATCTGAACATTTGGTTTTATCTCTTTAGCAGCCAGTATGAGAAATGGGCGGACCGCATTGGCAAAGAATATGGTCAGTTCGATTCTCTCGCGAAGGTGTTCGCACAGAAAATTGTCGGTCATAAGAAGTTAGCTGATAAACGGTTTGAAACGACCTATGAGGACGGAACCCGCGTCATCGTCGACTATAACAAGGGAACGTTCGACGTTGAAGGAGGTGGAGGCGCTTGA
- a CDS encoding carbohydrate ABC transporter permease gives MSQAKVIAKQRRLYFTKRYGIGLLFLLPWLIGFCVFVAIPIGWSLFMSLHKVAVVPGGFKYDWIGMKNFRAAFVTDNIFPIELITYFQQMLLMVPMIVIFALLISLMLNQRFPGRFIYRAIFFLPVIFATGQVLSELFSQGAGEIPFLEQYNLEPLINQYVGKQFTEIIMVVLSRAILILWYSGVQILIFIAGFQTISPSIYEAVRIDGASPWDSFWKITLPASIPFISLNVLYTIIDLFTFPLNPVLKHIKDNMFKIETGYGYASALAWIYFGFIFVLIALVLLLFNRSMNTRRSR, from the coding sequence TTGAGTCAGGCAAAAGTAATCGCAAAGCAGAGGCGCCTTTATTTTACCAAAAGATATGGAATTGGGTTGTTGTTCCTCCTTCCATGGCTAATCGGCTTCTGTGTTTTCGTCGCAATTCCGATCGGCTGGTCCTTGTTTATGTCTCTTCATAAAGTAGCAGTCGTTCCAGGTGGGTTCAAATACGATTGGATTGGCATGAAGAACTTCAGGGCCGCATTCGTAACAGACAACATTTTCCCGATTGAGCTCATTACGTACTTTCAGCAAATGCTTCTGATGGTTCCGATGATTGTCATCTTTGCTCTACTCATCTCCTTGATGCTGAATCAGCGCTTTCCCGGAAGATTTATTTACCGCGCGATATTTTTCCTGCCTGTTATCTTCGCCACCGGCCAGGTGCTTTCGGAGCTGTTCTCCCAAGGAGCGGGTGAAATTCCCTTTCTTGAGCAGTACAACCTTGAACCGCTAATCAATCAATATGTCGGGAAGCAATTCACCGAAATAATAATGGTAGTGCTCAGTAGGGCTATCTTAATTCTTTGGTACTCAGGTGTTCAAATCCTTATTTTCATCGCGGGCTTTCAGACGATTTCCCCGAGTATTTATGAGGCTGTCCGCATTGATGGGGCTTCTCCGTGGGACAGCTTCTGGAAAATCACGCTGCCAGCGAGCATACCTTTCATTAGCTTGAACGTGCTGTACACCATTATCGATCTATTTACATTTCCGCTTAACCCGGTATTAAAGCATATCAAGGACAACATGTTCAAGATAGAAACAGGCTATGGTTATGCCAGCGCGCTTGCTTGGATATACTTCGGGTTTATTTTCGTCCTGATCGCTCTTGTACTGCTGCTGTTTAATCGAAGCATGAATACAAGGAGGTCACGTTAA
- a CDS encoding carbohydrate ABC transporter permease, which yields MNSELWIEKVSRQVKGVFWSRTAQRIKVVVIGRNISEGLLAKLILYGLLTIVAYLYLQPILYMISTALKNLSDLLDPTVTWIPRVITWDNVSDAFRGLQYMDALKNTAIIAISCSLIQVLICAMTGYALAKLSIPFKGLFTALVILTFLIPPQIIIIPLYVIYSKLSLLNTPFVFLIPAFFGQGLKSALFILIFRQFFKSQPLSLEEAAKLDGASTLRLFFGIMLPLARSACLVVFLFSFIWYWNMYYEPQWFLAKDFTPLSIRLDQLEDVLNPSLLGQRNTIENPVTEGAKMAAAFLIIFPPIIVFMFLQRWFVTGIERTGIVE from the coding sequence ATGAACAGCGAGTTATGGATCGAGAAGGTAAGCAGGCAGGTAAAAGGGGTTTTCTGGAGCCGCACAGCACAGAGAATCAAAGTCGTTGTCATAGGACGTAATATCTCGGAGGGGCTGCTTGCCAAGCTTATTTTATACGGACTTCTTACTATCGTTGCTTATCTCTATCTACAGCCAATCCTATATATGATCAGCACAGCGCTCAAAAACTTAAGTGATTTGCTTGATCCGACGGTAACCTGGATTCCACGAGTGATTACCTGGGATAACGTATCAGATGCATTCAGAGGGCTGCAGTATATGGATGCACTTAAGAATACCGCAATAATTGCGATATCCTGCTCGCTTATACAGGTACTTATATGTGCAATGACAGGTTATGCGCTCGCCAAGCTTTCAATCCCGTTCAAAGGGTTGTTCACGGCACTTGTCATCTTGACCTTCCTAATTCCACCGCAAATTATCATCATTCCGCTCTATGTTATTTATAGCAAGCTTAGTCTGTTGAATACACCTTTCGTGTTTCTGATTCCAGCCTTTTTCGGGCAAGGGCTTAAGAGTGCACTATTCATTCTGATCTTCCGACAATTTTTCAAGTCGCAGCCATTAAGTTTAGAGGAAGCGGCCAAGCTGGATGGAGCATCGACCTTAAGACTATTCTTTGGAATTATGCTTCCATTGGCGCGCTCGGCTTGCTTAGTTGTATTCCTCTTCTCCTTTATTTGGTACTGGAACATGTATTATGAGCCGCAATGGTTTCTAGCTAAAGATTTCACACCGCTGTCTATTAGACTTGATCAGCTGGAGGATGTGCTCAATCCGTCATTGCTGGGGCAAAGGAACACCATTGAAAATCCGGTAACAGAGGGTGCTAAAATGGCGGCTGCATTCTTAATTATTTTCCCGCCGATTATTGTCTTCATGTTCCTACAGCGATGGTTCGTAACTGGAATTGAAAGAACGGGAATCGTGGAATAA
- a CDS encoding ABC transporter substrate-binding protein has product MTSNKRVLTWMLSIVLVLSVILSACSSNNNAGNSKETKGSEASPSAPATESDSQPVTEKHDPVTLKFISWKDSYNDLYKLFNEKYPWITIEQIPVNSQPIMEIIATLEAAGTPADVTEIDQDLIAFDQSGLVEDLTPYIEKDLIFQGATFPKGFFDTMTYNNKKLAVPMVDVPMWILVNKDLLTKNGLDMPANDWTYDDFRNIAKQLTHPDAGEYGLTTQAEFQMRLLSTKAIADGHAANLQYMNEDLTQSVMASPDVINDVKWLKEFVTKDGSLLSNAAATAQGDVTRDFINGKTGFAIGGDWVLPNLKKNANFEWDVLPFPKGKVSQPGYTIYGPLSLLAGSKHKEEAFLWLSFQFTKEAQEWKIDQGANASVVDSDLTAYYEKTPMWQGKNIAAVQLAKENAVIQPGVTIPGWGEYNWNNIMNDIIFGDRDINEIIPLTEAWNKKTLELRATLK; this is encoded by the coding sequence ATGACAAGCAACAAACGCGTTCTGACATGGATGTTAAGTATCGTATTAGTGTTATCCGTCATTCTTTCAGCTTGCTCTAGCAATAACAATGCAGGAAACAGTAAGGAGACTAAAGGATCAGAGGCAAGTCCAAGCGCTCCTGCAACTGAATCGGATAGTCAGCCAGTTACTGAGAAACATGACCCTGTTACCTTGAAATTTATTTCATGGAAGGACTCCTACAATGATTTGTATAAGCTGTTCAATGAAAAGTATCCATGGATCACAATTGAACAAATACCGGTTAATAGTCAGCCTATTATGGAAATTATTGCAACACTGGAAGCTGCCGGTACACCTGCTGACGTAACTGAGATCGATCAGGATCTAATTGCCTTTGACCAAAGTGGTCTGGTTGAGGATCTGACGCCTTACATTGAGAAGGATCTTATTTTCCAAGGAGCAACCTTCCCTAAAGGATTTTTTGATACGATGACTTATAACAATAAGAAGCTAGCCGTACCTATGGTTGACGTTCCGATGTGGATTTTGGTTAATAAAGACCTGCTTACTAAGAACGGCTTGGATATGCCAGCTAACGATTGGACTTATGACGATTTCCGAAATATTGCTAAGCAGCTCACTCATCCCGATGCAGGAGAATATGGTTTAACGACACAAGCTGAGTTCCAGATGCGCTTGCTTAGCACGAAAGCGATAGCCGATGGGCATGCAGCCAATCTGCAATATATGAATGAGGATTTAACGCAAAGCGTAATGGCTTCACCTGACGTCATTAATGATGTGAAATGGCTGAAGGAGTTCGTAACGAAAGACGGCTCATTGCTTAGCAATGCTGCTGCGACTGCACAGGGTGATGTCACTCGTGATTTCATTAACGGAAAAACAGGCTTTGCAATTGGTGGAGACTGGGTGCTTCCGAATCTAAAGAAGAATGCCAATTTCGAGTGGGATGTCCTGCCTTTCCCTAAAGGTAAAGTGAGCCAACCGGGATATACAATATATGGACCGCTTTCGCTTCTAGCGGGCTCCAAGCATAAGGAAGAAGCATTCCTGTGGCTGAGCTTCCAGTTCACGAAGGAAGCACAGGAATGGAAGATTGACCAAGGTGCCAATGCTTCTGTCGTTGATTCTGATTTGACTGCTTATTATGAAAAAACACCAATGTGGCAAGGTAAGAATATCGCAGCTGTGCAGCTTGCCAAAGAAAATGCCGTCATTCAACCAGGAGTTACGATTCCAGGATGGGGCGAGTACAACTGGAATAATATAATGAACGATATTATTTTCGGTGATCGCGACATTAACGAAATCATTCCACTGACGGAAGCTTGGAATAAGAAGACGCTAGAGTTAAGAGCGACTTTGAAGTAA
- a CDS encoding glycoside hydrolase family 95 protein, which yields MTTNSTHIDSYIDYQLRFDKPAAAWEEALPIGNGRLGGMVFGHPHQERIALNEDSVWYGGPRDRNNPDAHANLEQIRTLLSQGRPREAQDLAAMALSGVPESQRHYMPLGDLTMSFRYGEGELTDYSRELNLSDGIAKISYRVGNTTYEREIFCSYPDQAMIMNLTSNGSGAISLKARLTRGETNRYYDEIVQVNSSTIVMRGNCGGAGGSDFRTVIQIVIEGGSLSLIGENIVIEQADKVMFIVSAATTFRYPDPEAEAIRIAGEASNRTYRELKERHSTDFQALMGRVALKLSDPSDADRLPTDIRLSRVKEGAEDLELIAIYYQFGRYLLVSSSRPGSLPATLQGIWNEHMLPPWDSKYTININTQMNYWPAESGNLAECHEPLFELLERMREPGRRTAQLMYGCGGFVAHHNTDIWADTAPQDIYLPATYWPMGAAWLCLHLWEHYEFGKDRLFLEQAYSVMREAALFFTSYLTETNDGLVVTTPSVSPENTYLLPNGESGTVCIGPSMDSQILHELFTACIEAAHVLETDESFAGILNELRSRLPQPTVGKHGQLQEWLEDFEEAEPGHRHISHLFALHPGKRFTIRGTPDWTTASRVTLERRLASGSGHTGWSRAWIINLWARLEEGEKAYDNVLALLTHSTLPNLLDNHPPFQIDGNFGGSAGIAEMLLQSHTGVIHLLPALPQSWKEGEVTGLRARGGFEVNIRWREGSLEEAAISCNLTGICTVRVGRSIKIMDSDKEVSFIKESDGLVKWDAIAGRRYVISGC from the coding sequence ATGACTACAAATTCGACGCACATTGATTCTTATATAGATTATCAGCTACGCTTCGACAAGCCTGCAGCTGCTTGGGAGGAGGCTTTACCCATTGGTAACGGGAGATTGGGTGGGATGGTATTCGGTCATCCACACCAAGAACGAATAGCCTTAAATGAGGATAGTGTTTGGTATGGTGGACCCCGAGACCGTAACAACCCGGATGCCCACGCCAATTTGGAGCAAATTCGTACGCTTCTATCACAAGGAAGACCTCGTGAAGCCCAGGATTTAGCTGCTATGGCTTTATCGGGAGTTCCTGAATCCCAGAGGCACTATATGCCACTAGGGGATTTAACAATGAGCTTTCGATATGGAGAAGGGGAGTTAACCGACTATTCACGAGAATTAAATCTTTCCGATGGGATTGCAAAGATCAGCTATCGGGTTGGGAATACCACATATGAACGAGAGATTTTCTGCAGCTATCCCGATCAGGCTATGATCATGAATCTTACGTCAAATGGCTCCGGTGCAATTTCCTTGAAGGCAAGACTGACCCGCGGGGAGACTAACCGTTATTATGATGAGATTGTACAGGTTAACTCAAGTACGATTGTAATGCGCGGTAATTGTGGAGGGGCGGGAGGGTCTGACTTCCGAACCGTCATTCAGATCGTTATTGAAGGAGGAAGCTTATCTCTTATTGGTGAAAATATTGTAATCGAGCAGGCTGACAAGGTGATGTTTATTGTGTCTGCTGCAACAACCTTCCGTTACCCGGATCCAGAAGCGGAGGCTATTCGAATTGCGGGAGAGGCTTCTAATAGAACCTATCGAGAGCTTAAAGAGAGACACTCCACTGATTTCCAAGCGTTAATGGGGAGAGTTGCTTTGAAGCTGTCAGACCCTTCTGATGCTGACAGACTTCCTACCGACATTCGACTATCTCGAGTGAAGGAAGGGGCAGAGGATTTAGAGCTCATTGCAATATATTATCAATTCGGTCGTTATTTACTCGTTTCCTCCAGCCGTCCGGGCTCATTACCCGCCACTCTTCAAGGCATATGGAATGAGCATATGCTACCGCCATGGGATAGCAAGTATACGATAAACATTAACACCCAGATGAATTATTGGCCTGCTGAATCAGGCAATTTGGCCGAATGTCATGAGCCGCTTTTTGAGCTTCTTGAGCGGATGCGGGAGCCAGGCAGAAGAACGGCACAGCTAATGTATGGATGCGGTGGCTTCGTCGCACACCATAACACAGACATATGGGCGGATACAGCACCACAGGATATTTACCTGCCAGCTACCTATTGGCCAATGGGTGCTGCGTGGCTATGTCTCCATCTCTGGGAGCATTATGAGTTTGGGAAAGATCGCTTATTCCTGGAACAGGCTTATTCGGTCATGAGGGAGGCCGCACTTTTTTTCACCTCCTATTTGACAGAAACGAACGATGGACTTGTTGTTACGACACCATCTGTCTCCCCCGAGAATACCTATCTATTGCCTAATGGGGAGTCGGGTACTGTTTGCATAGGCCCATCCATGGATAGCCAAATCCTGCATGAGTTATTTACAGCTTGTATTGAGGCTGCCCATGTTCTGGAAACGGACGAAAGCTTTGCAGGAATCTTGAACGAGCTAAGGAGCCGATTGCCACAGCCTACTGTAGGGAAGCACGGCCAGCTACAGGAATGGTTGGAAGATTTCGAGGAGGCCGAGCCTGGTCACCGGCATATTTCGCATCTGTTTGCTCTACACCCTGGGAAGAGATTTACGATTAGGGGCACACCGGATTGGACGACCGCTAGCAGGGTTACCTTGGAGAGGCGACTTGCAAGCGGGAGCGGGCACACAGGATGGAGCAGAGCTTGGATCATTAACTTATGGGCTAGACTGGAGGAGGGAGAGAAGGCTTATGACAATGTGCTAGCACTTCTTACTCATTCGACGCTTCCTAATCTACTTGATAACCATCCTCCCTTTCAAATTGATGGTAACTTCGGAGGTTCCGCTGGTATTGCAGAGATGCTGCTGCAAAGTCATACTGGTGTTATCCATCTGTTACCAGCACTTCCTCAGTCTTGGAAAGAGGGGGAGGTTACTGGATTAAGAGCAAGAGGTGGTTTTGAAGTAAACATACGCTGGAGAGAAGGTAGCTTGGAGGAGGCTGCTATAAGCTGCAATCTTACTGGTATCTGTACTGTCCGGGTAGGTAGGAGTATAAAGATTATGGACAGTGATAAAGAGGTTTCCTTCATAAAAGAGAGCGACGGTTTAGTAAAATGGGATGCTATAGCTGGGAGAAGGTATGTAATAAGCGGCTGTTAA